One window from the genome of Blastocatellia bacterium encodes:
- a CDS encoding ABC transporter ATP-binding protein, with protein sequence MIAAIACDNLTKDYPLGFLRRRAVRALDHLTLEVPAGDIFGFLGPNGAGKTTLMKLAVGLLFPTSGSIRLLGQPVGDPGVRQRVGFVPENPTLPDRLTVRELLDYFARLFGFARPDRRARIGRVLDLVGLEPEMADRPVRKLSRGMLTRVALAQALLNDPDLLILDEPMTGLDPVGRLHVRDLLLALKAQGKTIFFSTHILADVETLSDRVAIIARGRLVACGTMAELLNRLGSRAMEIIATNLDEEACRWLAARGASVRSTPSGVRIEVASEADVYETLQIIRQRGGRLISVTPAQATLERFFTSE encoded by the coding sequence ATGATCGCTGCCATCGCCTGTGACAATCTGACCAAGGATTATCCGCTGGGCTTTTTGCGCCGCCGCGCAGTGCGAGCCCTCGATCATCTGACGCTGGAGGTGCCGGCGGGCGACATTTTCGGTTTCCTCGGTCCCAACGGGGCGGGCAAGACGACGCTCATGAAGCTCGCCGTTGGTCTTCTCTTCCCCACATCGGGTTCGATTCGGCTCCTGGGCCAACCGGTTGGGGATCCCGGCGTGCGACAGCGGGTGGGATTTGTTCCGGAGAATCCGACGCTGCCCGATCGGCTGACGGTTCGGGAACTGCTGGATTATTTTGCTCGACTCTTTGGATTCGCTCGACCGGACCGAAGGGCGCGAATCGGTCGGGTTCTCGATCTGGTCGGCCTCGAACCGGAGATGGCCGACCGCCCCGTGCGAAAACTCTCCCGGGGGATGCTCACTCGTGTGGCGCTGGCGCAGGCGCTGCTGAACGATCCCGACCTTTTGATTCTCGATGAGCCGATGACGGGACTGGATCCCGTCGGTCGCCTTCACGTGCGCGATCTGCTGCTGGCGCTGAAGGCTCAGGGCAAGACGATCTTCTTCAGCACTCACATCCTGGCCGATGTGGAAACGCTCAGCGACCGGGTCGCCATCATCGCGCGGGGTCGGCTCGTCGCCTGCGGCACGATGGCGGAGCTTCTGAATCGCCTCGGTTCTCGCGCGATGGAGATCATCGCCACGAACCTTGATGAGGAGGCGTGCCGATGGCTCGCGGCACGTGGCGCATCGGTTCGGTCCACCCCATCGGGCGTGCGCATCGAGGTGGCCTCGGAGGCCGATGTGTACGAGACCTTACAGATCATTCGCCAGCGAGGCGGACGACTGATCTCCGTCACGCCGGCCCAGGCCACGCTCGAACGATTCTTCACCTCCGAATAA
- a CDS encoding thiazole synthase, translated as MTDDKLVIAGHAFTSRLIVGTGKYRSYEVMVEAHARSGAQIVTVAVRRVNLDRREPSLLDYIDTTKYTLLPNTAGCYTAEEAIRTAHLAREALGTPWLKLEVIGDEKTLFPDTEATLAAARRLVKEGFIVLPYVNDDLVVAKKLVDLGVAAVMPLAAPIGSGLGIQNYTNLRILREQITEVPLIVDAGVGTASDAVIAMEMGYDGVLMNTAIAEAQNPPLMAEAMKLGIEAGRKAFLAGRMAKRLYASASSPLEGVVR; from the coding sequence ATGACCGATGACAAGCTCGTGATTGCCGGACATGCCTTCACTTCCCGCCTGATTGTGGGGACGGGAAAATATCGCTCCTACGAGGTGATGGTCGAAGCTCACGCCCGCAGCGGAGCCCAGATTGTCACCGTCGCCGTGCGTCGTGTGAATCTCGACCGGCGGGAACCATCGCTGCTCGATTACATTGACACGACCAAATACACGCTGCTTCCCAATACGGCCGGATGCTATACGGCCGAAGAAGCCATCCGCACGGCTCATCTGGCCCGCGAAGCCCTCGGCACACCCTGGCTCAAACTCGAAGTCATCGGCGATGAGAAGACTCTTTTCCCCGACACCGAAGCGACTCTCGCGGCCGCCCGGCGACTCGTCAAAGAAGGATTCATCGTGCTCCCCTACGTCAACGATGATCTGGTGGTGGCGAAGAAACTCGTGGATCTCGGTGTGGCCGCGGTGATGCCACTGGCCGCTCCGATCGGATCGGGGCTGGGCATTCAAAACTACACCAATCTTCGCATTCTCCGCGAGCAGATCACCGAAGTGCCTCTCATCGTTGATGCCGGCGTCGGTACGGCGTCCGATGCAGTGATCGCGATGGAGATGGGCTACGACGGCGTGTTGATGAACACGGCCATTGCCGAAGCGCAGAATCCCCCCTTGATGGCGGAGGCCATGAAACTGGGCATCGAAGCCGGTCGCAAGGCCTTTCTGGCCGGGCGCATGGCCAAGCGCCTTTATGCCAGCGCCTCCAGCCCGCTCGAAGGCGTGGTGAGATAA
- a CDS encoding ATP-binding protein, whose translation MTKERRTHVPAWMVILSLSAVTLITFSVLVLMGLLKLPPTGPVRAPDDTLVLYGLTAFNFVAFSVFAFILARNLLRLRRERHEQRLGSHLKTKLVRSFILISILPLIFLAMFSYLFINSTIEKWFGTPYREIVAESKRFAETYARDEINDLRQTVRTLRRLVEAKLASDSVEAAQAILSAERENSKLVMVEMIPGGSWGRRVEWPPTVAEALAAARASVLRRAEFDRVWSDGDGRMGLVVGIPFESRSGGLVAVYQMPSEFAVLSANLARQQEAYERLYREQGRVRRVTLQVLGVITFLLLFAATWMAMYLAKGITEPIQALAEATEKVARGDFSGQVDCWAEDELAMLVASFNKMIADLRESRQRLEESARQLQEINQTLDERRRYIETVLESLSTGVLSLDTAGRLTTINPAARRILQITDLPAPTTSVTEIFAPLLGEQKLAAVTRLIRRALRTGFATGELELHTSGGPTHLVVTASALRDETGGAQGVVVMFEDITELVRAERQAVWSEVARRMAHEIKNPLTPIQLSAERIARHVRREGFSWTDDRYRQLIDECTATILGEVHTLERLVNEFARFARLPEAQLVEGSLNDAVVAATKLYHDRLNGVIIETHLAPDLPPVKLDVEQMKQALVNLIENALEAMEGMSGDRRITLRTDYLPDQDVVRLIVADTGQGISPEDKGKLFTPYFSKKERGTGLGLAIVHRIVTEHHGRIRVDDHPPRGAAFIIELPASEARSVTTLSPPETGSGIERSSHGAFDSHRG comes from the coding sequence ATGACGAAGGAGCGACGCACCCACGTTCCCGCCTGGATGGTGATTCTGAGCCTGTCGGCGGTGACGCTCATCACCTTCAGCGTGCTCGTGCTGATGGGATTGTTGAAGCTTCCGCCCACGGGTCCGGTGCGAGCCCCGGATGATACGCTGGTTCTTTACGGTCTGACAGCCTTCAACTTCGTGGCCTTCTCGGTCTTCGCCTTTATCCTCGCGCGGAATTTGCTCCGGCTGCGGCGCGAGCGGCACGAGCAGCGACTCGGCTCTCACCTGAAGACGAAACTCGTCCGCTCGTTCATCCTCATCTCGATTCTTCCGTTGATCTTTCTGGCGATGTTCTCCTACCTCTTCATCAACAGCACCATTGAGAAGTGGTTCGGTACGCCCTATCGTGAGATTGTGGCCGAGTCTAAGCGATTCGCCGAGACCTACGCCAGAGATGAGATCAATGATCTGCGTCAGACGGTGAGGACGCTGCGACGGCTCGTGGAAGCGAAGCTCGCTTCGGATTCGGTTGAAGCCGCCCAGGCCATTCTGTCGGCGGAGCGAGAGAATTCCAAACTGGTGATGGTGGAAATGATCCCGGGGGGCTCGTGGGGACGGCGGGTCGAGTGGCCGCCGACGGTCGCCGAGGCGCTGGCGGCGGCCCGGGCATCGGTTCTCCGCCGGGCGGAATTCGATCGCGTCTGGAGCGACGGAGATGGCCGCATGGGACTCGTCGTGGGAATCCCCTTCGAGTCGCGCAGCGGAGGACTGGTGGCCGTCTATCAAATGCCGTCGGAGTTCGCCGTGCTCTCGGCAAATCTGGCCCGTCAGCAGGAAGCCTACGAACGGCTCTACCGCGAGCAAGGGCGGGTGCGTCGCGTGACGCTGCAGGTGCTCGGCGTCATTACCTTCCTCCTGCTTTTCGCTGCGACCTGGATGGCGATGTATCTGGCCAAGGGGATCACCGAGCCGATTCAAGCCCTGGCCGAAGCCACCGAGAAGGTCGCTCGGGGAGATTTCAGCGGACAGGTTGACTGCTGGGCCGAAGATGAGCTGGCCATGCTGGTGGCGTCCTTCAACAAGATGATCGCGGATCTCAGGGAGAGTCGGCAGCGTCTGGAGGAATCCGCTCGTCAGTTGCAGGAGATCAATCAGACGCTGGACGAACGCCGGCGCTACATCGAGACGGTGCTGGAGAGCCTCTCGACCGGCGTCCTGTCACTCGATACCGCCGGGCGACTGACGACGATCAATCCGGCGGCGCGGCGCATCTTGCAGATAACCGATCTGCCGGCTCCCACTACGTCGGTGACGGAGATCTTCGCTCCTCTGCTGGGCGAGCAAAAGCTGGCTGCCGTCACCAGGCTCATCCGGCGGGCGCTGCGCACGGGATTCGCCACCGGCGAGCTGGAACTTCACACCTCGGGCGGGCCGACGCATCTCGTCGTTACCGCCTCGGCCCTGCGCGATGAGACGGGGGGTGCTCAGGGAGTCGTCGTCATGTTCGAGGATATCACCGAACTGGTGAGGGCCGAGCGCCAGGCCGTCTGGAGCGAAGTCGCCCGCCGAATGGCCCATGAGATCAAGAACCCGCTCACGCCCATTCAGCTTTCGGCCGAACGCATCGCCCGCCACGTCCGTCGCGAAGGATTTTCCTGGACCGACGACCGCTACCGCCAGCTCATTGACGAGTGCACGGCCACGATCCTCGGCGAGGTGCATACCCTTGAGCGGCTGGTCAATGAATTCGCCCGCTTCGCCCGCTTGCCGGAAGCGCAACTGGTCGAAGGCTCTCTCAACGACGCCGTGGTGGCGGCGACAAAACTCTATCACGACCGATTGAATGGGGTCATCATCGAGACGCATCTCGCCCCTGATCTTCCTCCCGTCAAGCTGGACGTCGAGCAGATGAAGCAGGCGCTTGTCAACCTCATAGAGAATGCGCTGGAGGCGATGGAAGGCATGAGCGGAGACCGCCGAATCACGCTGCGGACGGATTATCTCCCCGATCAGGACGTGGTTCGGCTGATCGTCGCCGACACCGGCCAGGGGATCAGTCCTGAGGATAAGGGCAAGCTGTTCACCCCCTATTTCTCCAAGAAAGAGCGGGGGACGGGGCTCGGCCTGGCCATCGTCCATCGCATTGTGACCGAACATCACGGACGCATTCGTGTGGACGATCACCCGCCGCGTGGAGCGGCTTTCATCATCGAACTTCCGGCGAGCGAGGCCCGATCCGTGACGACCCTCTCGCCACCGGAGACGGGAAGCGGGATCGAACGAAGCAGCCATGGCGCATTCGATTCTCATCGTGGATGA
- a CDS encoding sigma-54 dependent transcriptional regulator produces the protein MAHSILIVDDEQGIRQSLRGILEDEGFTVDDVGSGEECLTALERRPYSCVLLDIWLPGMDGLDTLQRIRQLYPDVAVVMISGHGTIQTAVQATKLGAFDFLEKPLTLERTLLVVRNAIEQKRLEREAHELREKLSRDYEMIGESVPMRALRQQIAVAAPTEGRVLIYGESGTGKELVARAIHAQSRRADKPLVELNCSAIPEELVESELFGHVKGAFTGATTTRRGKFEMADGATLFLDEIGDMSLKTQAKILRALEEGRIQPVGSNTWITVDVRIIAATNKHLERMIERGEFRQDLFYRLNVIPFFVPPLRERREDIPLLVDHFNRKFSLAYQRTPKEFTASAIARLQEYHWPGNVRELKNTIERVVIMRAKPVIEADDLPPLGGDEFPPTDLTSSYRTFQEAAEAFERQYILRKLAEAQGNVTRAAEAMGIDRSHLYRRMKALGISPRTVEKI, from the coding sequence ATGGCGCATTCGATTCTCATCGTGGATGACGAGCAGGGAATTCGGCAGTCCCTCCGGGGAATCCTCGAAGATGAAGGGTTCACGGTGGACGATGTCGGCAGCGGCGAGGAGTGTTTGACGGCCCTGGAGCGCCGTCCGTACAGTTGCGTTTTGCTCGACATCTGGCTGCCCGGCATGGATGGGCTCGACACCTTGCAGCGCATCCGCCAGCTCTATCCCGATGTCGCCGTGGTGATGATCTCCGGTCACGGGACGATTCAAACGGCGGTGCAGGCGACCAAGCTCGGAGCCTTCGATTTCCTGGAAAAACCTTTGACGCTCGAACGCACGCTGCTCGTGGTGCGAAACGCCATCGAGCAGAAACGGCTGGAACGGGAAGCGCACGAGTTGCGGGAGAAACTCTCGCGGGACTACGAGATGATCGGCGAGAGCGTGCCCATGCGAGCGCTGCGCCAGCAAATCGCCGTGGCCGCGCCGACCGAAGGCCGCGTGCTCATCTACGGGGAATCGGGAACGGGAAAGGAACTGGTGGCGCGAGCCATTCACGCCCAGTCGCGTCGCGCCGATAAGCCCCTGGTCGAGTTGAACTGCTCGGCGATCCCCGAAGAGCTGGTGGAATCAGAACTCTTCGGCCACGTCAAGGGAGCCTTCACTGGAGCCACCACGACCCGCCGGGGAAAATTCGAGATGGCCGATGGAGCGACGCTGTTTCTCGATGAGATCGGCGACATGAGCCTGAAGACCCAGGCCAAGATTCTCCGCGCCCTCGAAGAAGGGCGCATTCAGCCCGTCGGCAGCAATACCTGGATCACCGTTGATGTGCGCATCATCGCCGCCACCAACAAACACCTGGAGCGGATGATCGAGCGCGGAGAGTTCCGTCAGGACCTCTTCTATCGCCTCAACGTCATCCCCTTTTTCGTTCCTCCGCTCAGGGAGCGGCGTGAGGACATTCCCCTTCTGGTGGATCACTTCAACCGAAAATTTTCGCTGGCCTATCAACGCACGCCCAAGGAATTCACCGCGTCGGCGATCGCTCGATTGCAGGAGTACCACTGGCCGGGCAATGTGCGGGAGCTGAAGAACACCATTGAACGGGTCGTCATCATGCGGGCCAAGCCGGTCATCGAGGCGGACGATTTGCCGCCGCTCGGTGGCGATGAGTTCCCCCCAACGGATCTGACCTCAAGTTATCGCACGTTTCAGGAAGCGGCGGAGGCCTTCGAGCGTCAGTATATCCTGCGCAAGCTGGCCGAGGCGCAGGGCAACGTCACGCGCGCTGCCGAGGCGATGGGGATTGATCGCAGTCACCTCTATCGGCGCATGAAGGCGCTCGGTATCTCCCCCCGGACGGTGGAAAAAATTTAG
- a CDS encoding SBBP repeat-containing protein, producing MTLHMTLKVRPLIIAVLVMGSSLAGPLSSRSVTSSDEYIAQPEAETRAAVLSGASATGNLPLSFEKNVGQTDERVQFLARGAGYTLFLAQGEATLLLQRADEKPRLKRASVCARGNVLAGRSTSSPARSVSQAVLRLKPVGAASRPSAEGVEELPGRVNYFLGNDPTRWRTGIPTYAKVKYADIYPGVDLVYYGRQGQLEYDFIVAPGARTEAIQLTLEGADRVQRDSNGDLLASVAGGSVRMKKPVVYQDLGGERRTIPARYVLTGRDEVAFEIGSYDRTRSLVIDPVVLYSTYLGGSLAEIGTGLAVDIVGNMYVAGTTTSTDFPLSRAIQSSPGGNSDVFVARLNPAGTVLVYASYLGGSNNDEAGGLAIDSFGTVFLAGVTASANFPTANALQAVFGGETDAFVAALSSGGGSFVYSTYLGGTREDAASDIVVDGLGNAYVTGITRSVNFPTTVGAFDRGCGTDVLCNGGVLDAFVTKLNSRGSTLVYSTFLGGSGVDVGTGIAVSGGNAYVVGFTESTNFPLQRPFQPQLQGGRDAFVTRLNPAGSGLVYSSYLGGTGIDVAARVAVDGLGNAHIVGTTDSTNFPTAIPLQATNGGDEDAFVTKVNATGRRLIYSTYLGGSEADRGADVVVDLTGVAHVVGTTQSANFPTANPLQAALNGSSDVFVVRIGGPQGLALTFSTFLGGSGEEIGFRVATDVSGNTYITGATSSTDFPTRNPLRPTSGGGADAFVTKIGEPIPTPPPSGSSP from the coding sequence ATGACACTTCACATGACGCTGAAGGTGAGACCACTGATCATCGCTGTGCTGGTGATGGGAAGTTCTCTGGCCGGGCCCCTCTCGTCCCGGAGCGTAACATCCTCGGATGAGTACATCGCCCAGCCCGAAGCGGAGACACGCGCGGCGGTGCTCTCCGGGGCGAGCGCCACCGGGAATCTTCCCTTGAGTTTTGAAAAGAACGTCGGGCAGACGGATGAGCGCGTTCAATTTCTCGCCCGGGGAGCGGGCTACACGCTCTTTCTCGCCCAGGGGGAGGCGACGCTGCTGTTGCAACGAGCCGACGAGAAGCCCCGCCTGAAGCGCGCGTCAGTCTGTGCCCGAGGAAATGTCCTCGCCGGACGCTCCACGTCGTCCCCGGCGCGATCCGTGTCACAGGCCGTGCTCCGGCTGAAACCGGTCGGAGCCGCCTCCCGCCCGTCGGCTGAGGGAGTTGAAGAGTTGCCGGGCCGGGTCAACTACTTTCTCGGCAATGATCCGACCCGATGGCGCACCGGCATCCCCACGTATGCGAAGGTCAAGTACGCCGACATCTATCCGGGAGTGGACCTCGTTTACTACGGTCGCCAGGGCCAGTTGGAGTACGATTTCATCGTTGCGCCGGGAGCCCGCACGGAAGCGATTCAACTCACGCTCGAAGGAGCCGACCGAGTGCAGCGTGACTCCAACGGAGACCTTCTGGCCTCGGTGGCCGGAGGCTCGGTGCGCATGAAGAAACCGGTCGTCTATCAAGACCTCGGGGGCGAGCGCCGCACAATCCCCGCTCGCTACGTTTTGACCGGACGTGATGAGGTGGCGTTCGAGATCGGTTCGTACGATCGCACCCGGTCACTCGTCATTGATCCGGTTGTTCTCTACTCGACGTACCTGGGAGGCAGCCTGGCGGAGATCGGCACCGGACTGGCCGTGGATATCGTTGGCAATATGTATGTGGCGGGAACGACGACGTCCACCGACTTCCCTCTCAGTCGGGCGATTCAGTCGTCTCCCGGAGGCAATAGCGATGTTTTCGTCGCTCGACTCAATCCCGCCGGAACGGTCCTCGTCTATGCCTCCTACCTCGGGGGGAGCAACAATGACGAAGCCGGCGGATTGGCGATTGATAGTTTCGGCACCGTCTTTCTCGCCGGCGTGACGGCATCGGCCAATTTCCCAACGGCCAACGCGCTGCAGGCGGTATTCGGCGGTGAGACGGATGCTTTTGTCGCGGCGCTTTCCTCCGGAGGCGGCAGCTTCGTCTACTCGACTTACCTCGGCGGAACGCGAGAAGACGCAGCGAGCGATATTGTCGTTGACGGTCTGGGTAATGCCTATGTGACCGGGATCACTCGCTCGGTGAATTTCCCCACGACCGTCGGCGCGTTTGACCGGGGATGCGGCACGGATGTTCTGTGTAACGGCGGCGTGCTCGATGCCTTTGTGACGAAGCTCAATTCCCGGGGCTCAACCCTCGTCTATTCGACGTTCCTTGGCGGCAGCGGCGTTGATGTCGGAACCGGCATCGCCGTCAGCGGAGGGAACGCGTATGTTGTTGGCTTCACCGAGTCAACGAACTTTCCCCTGCAACGACCGTTCCAGCCCCAGCTCCAGGGAGGTCGGGACGCTTTCGTGACCAGGCTCAACCCGGCTGGATCGGGTCTGGTCTATTCTTCCTATCTCGGCGGGACGGGCATTGATGTGGCGGCGCGGGTGGCTGTGGACGGCTTGGGGAATGCGCATATCGTCGGCACCACCGACTCCACCAATTTCCCCACGGCCATTCCCCTGCAAGCGACCAATGGAGGCGATGAAGATGCTTTCGTCACAAAAGTGAATGCGACGGGGAGGCGCCTCATCTACTCGACCTATCTCGGAGGCAGCGAAGCCGACCGAGGAGCTGATGTGGTCGTTGATCTCACCGGCGTCGCTCACGTCGTCGGAACGACGCAGTCGGCCAATTTCCCCACCGCCAATCCGCTGCAGGCAGCCTTGAACGGGTCGTCGGACGTCTTCGTCGTGCGCATCGGCGGTCCTCAGGGGCTCGCCCTCACCTTCTCGACGTTCCTCGGCGGCAGCGGCGAGGAGATCGGTTTTCGGGTGGCGACCGATGTCTCCGGCAATACCTACATCACCGGAGCCACCTCATCCACCGATTTTCCCACGAGGAACCCTCTTCGACCGACAAGCGGTGGAGGAGCCGACGCCTTTGTCACCAAGATCGGCGAGCCGATCCCCACGCCACCGCCATCCGGCAGCTCACCGTAG